In Geminicoccaceae bacterium, a single window of DNA contains:
- a CDS encoding extracellular solute-binding protein, which produces MLKKTILVAACGLVMAGGARAADRTLTISVYSFAQDEFKELVYTPFEQICGCEIVVETGNSVERMAKIEANKADPVIDMAVLSAHDALAAARAGLLQPVDVSKLSNYDKLYDVAKDPIGGHMGVGYTFYATSIVYRSDKVTVNSWADLLSPELAGNVAFPDITTNQGPPSLYMLSKALDDGSGGVPAAISAVGEKADDFVTFYVRSSQLAQLMQQEEIWAAPIGRFAWAQFKDNGLPMAWATPAEGQTGGMNVMVMTAHNGNEDLALQFMDFWLSTDIQTALADKLVDSPANAEVKVSDEVADNLTYGAKTVSQLHLLPAAEILDNRETWLDQWNNEVVQ; this is translated from the coding sequence ATGTTGAAGAAGACAATCCTGGTCGCGGCTTGCGGGCTCGTCATGGCGGGCGGGGCGCGGGCTGCCGACAGGACGCTGACCATTTCCGTCTACAGTTTCGCGCAGGATGAGTTCAAGGAGCTGGTCTATACGCCATTCGAGCAGATCTGCGGCTGCGAGATCGTCGTCGAGACGGGAAATTCAGTCGAGCGGATGGCCAAGATCGAGGCCAACAAGGCCGACCCGGTCATCGACATGGCCGTGCTCTCGGCGCATGATGCCCTTGCCGCGGCCCGCGCGGGACTGTTGCAGCCCGTCGATGTGTCGAAGCTGTCGAATTACGACAAGCTCTACGATGTGGCCAAGGACCCGATCGGCGGACATATGGGCGTGGGCTACACTTTCTATGCCACCTCGATCGTCTACCGCTCCGACAAGGTGACGGTGAACAGCTGGGCTGACCTGCTGTCGCCCGAGCTTGCCGGCAATGTCGCCTTTCCCGACATCACCACCAATCAGGGACCGCCCAGCCTCTACATGCTGTCGAAGGCTCTCGACGACGGCTCCGGCGGCGTTCCGGCGGCCATTTCCGCGGTCGGGGAAAAGGCCGATGATTTCGTGACCTTCTATGTCCGCTCCTCGCAGCTGGCCCAGCTGATGCAGCAGGAGGAGATCTGGGCGGCCCCCATCGGTCGCTTCGCATGGGCGCAGTTCAAGGACAATGGCCTGCCGATGGCGTGGGCGACGCCTGCCGAGGGGCAGACCGGAGGCATGAACGTGATGGTGATGACCGCGCATAACGGCAATGAAGACCTCGCCCTGCAGTTCATGGATTTCTGGCTTTCCACCGATATCCAGACCGCGCTGGCCGACAAGCTGGTCGACAGCCCCGCCAATGCCGAGGTCAAGGTCTCCGATGAGGTCGCCGACAATCTGACCTACGGTGCAAAGACCGTATCCCAGCTGCATCTGCTGCCGGCCGCCGAGATTCTCGACAATCGCGAGACATGGCTCGACCAGTGGAACAACGAGGTCGTCCAGTAG
- a CDS encoding ABC transporter permease: protein MFENRAVGLALAMPAAIFAAVIFLLPVGILLSEAFHTDTGWSAWAYVEFFQSGRNQTVFLRTLKLAAMVALVSAVIGYAAAFAIVGLPASSRGRIFGLVTLPLMISPVARTYAWLVILGRTGFVNRILVDLGIAEAPLRILFSETAVFIGLLQLFLPLMIISLVSAMENMPRDAVSAARILGANWFQVFRLVILPLTREGLVIGGTLVFTGSMTAYITPAILGGSKVLMLETLLYQRVSVANDFVSASVIAMILIVMAFSANLLLKRIATARKTPRNMAGAAR from the coding sequence ATGTTCGAAAACCGGGCTGTCGGTCTGGCTCTCGCGATGCCCGCGGCGATCTTCGCCGCGGTCATTTTTCTGCTGCCGGTTGGTATTCTCCTTTCCGAGGCATTCCACACCGATACCGGCTGGTCGGCCTGGGCCTATGTCGAATTCTTCCAGAGCGGGCGCAACCAGACGGTATTCCTGCGCACGTTGAAACTCGCGGCGATGGTCGCGCTGGTATCGGCGGTGATCGGCTACGCCGCCGCCTTCGCCATTGTCGGCCTGCCCGCAAGTTCGCGCGGTCGGATCTTCGGACTCGTCACTCTGCCGCTGATGATCTCGCCGGTCGCGCGCACCTATGCCTGGCTGGTCATCCTGGGACGCACCGGCTTCGTCAACCGCATCCTCGTGGATCTGGGAATCGCGGAAGCGCCGCTGCGCATCCTGTTCAGCGAGACGGCGGTATTCATCGGCCTGTTGCAGCTGTTCCTGCCCCTGATGATCATTTCGCTGGTTTCGGCGATGGAGAACATGCCGCGCGACGCGGTTTCCGCCGCGCGCATCCTCGGCGCGAACTGGTTTCAGGTGTTCCGGCTGGTGATCCTGCCGTTGACGCGCGAGGGGCTGGTCATCGGCGGAACGCTGGTGTTCACAGGTTCGATGACGGCCTACATCACTCCGGCCATTCTTGGCGGATCCAAGGTCCTGATGCTGGAAACCCTGCTTTATCAGAGGGTTTCGGTTGCCAACGATTTCGTTTCGGCCAGCGTCATCGCCATGATCCTGATCGTCATGGCCTTTTCCGCCAACCTGCTGCTGAAGCGGATCGCGACGGCCCGCAAGACGCCCCGGAATATGGCCGGAGCGGCGAGATGA
- a CDS encoding ABC transporter permease, producing MTSRTATWLILGLTLTFLIGPFLIIIAAALSAGNTLAFPPQGFSFRWFIKVFEIESFRASFGVSMFLAIFGTLAALVLGVPAAYAMNRYRVPGAELVKAVVSSPIIVPGIIVGLALLRYFALPYGVGIGTALFLAHTALVLPYAVRVVSASLENLRTDMEEAALLLGCSRFGAFRRIVLPNIRGGILAAFILGFVTSFNQVPVSLFLSGPGLRTLPIDMIAYMEINYDPSIAALSALLAFMSIAIVFAAERFIGLSRYV from the coding sequence ATGACCAGCCGGACCGCCACCTGGCTCATTCTCGGGCTGACCTTGACGTTCCTGATCGGCCCGTTCCTCATCATCATCGCCGCTGCCCTTTCCGCCGGCAACACCCTGGCCTTTCCGCCGCAGGGCTTCTCGTTTCGGTGGTTCATCAAGGTTTTCGAGATCGAGAGTTTCCGTGCGAGCTTCGGCGTTTCGATGTTCCTTGCGATCTTCGGCACGCTGGCGGCCCTCGTCCTGGGCGTTCCGGCGGCCTATGCGATGAACCGCTACAGGGTGCCGGGCGCGGAACTGGTCAAGGCCGTCGTCTCCTCGCCGATCATCGTGCCGGGCATCATCGTCGGACTGGCGCTGCTGCGCTATTTCGCCCTGCCCTATGGGGTGGGGATCGGCACGGCCCTGTTCCTGGCCCACACCGCGCTCGTCCTGCCCTATGCGGTGCGGGTGGTGTCGGCCAGTCTGGAGAACCTGCGCACGGACATGGAGGAGGCCGCGTTGCTGCTGGGATGTTCGCGGTTCGGCGCCTTTCGCCGGATCGTGCTGCCCAACATCCGTGGCGGAATCCTCGCGGCGTTCATTCTGGGCTTTGTCACCAGTTTCAATCAGGTGCCGGTCTCGCTGTTCCTGTCCGGCCCCGGTTTGAGAACATTGCCCATCGACATGATTGCCTACATGGAAATCAACTACGATCCGTCAATTGCCGCCCTGTCCGCACTGCTTGCCTTCATGTCGATCGCCATCGTCTTTGCCGCCGAACGCTTCATCGGGCTATCGCGCTATGTCTGA
- a CDS encoding ABC transporter ATP-binding protein, with translation MSDATHADFVSLEGLTLAYGDTIAVEALDLGIREGELVALLGPSGCGKTTTMRAIAGLLKPRRGRILIAGRDVTRLAPSRREVGLVFQSYALFPHLNVYENVAFGLRLRREAGLDAKVMAGLATVGLSEFARRMPAELSGGQQQRVSLARSLVMQPKVLMLDEPLSNLDARLRLEMRSELQRVQRETGVTMVFVTHDQAEALALADRIVLMRHGRIEQIGTPEEIYNRPVSGFAADFVGFETILPDGAGGGLAWRPGSVVLGHGPHEGEVRGAAFAGERREYVLRSEFGIVKADVPADREVYRIGDRIAFDLPREAAVALARFD, from the coding sequence ATGTCTGACGCCACCCATGCCGATTTCGTTTCGCTTGAGGGCCTGACCCTCGCCTATGGCGACACCATCGCCGTCGAGGCGCTCGATCTCGGGATCAGGGAGGGCGAGCTGGTCGCCCTGCTCGGTCCGTCGGGCTGTGGCAAGACCACGACCATGCGTGCGATCGCAGGGCTGCTGAAGCCCCGTCGGGGGCGGATCCTGATTGCCGGTCGCGATGTGACAAGGCTCGCACCCAGTCGCCGCGAGGTGGGGCTGGTCTTCCAGTCCTATGCGCTGTTCCCGCATCTGAACGTCTACGAGAATGTCGCCTTTGGTTTGAGGTTGCGCCGTGAAGCCGGTCTCGACGCGAAGGTCATGGCCGGACTGGCAACGGTCGGATTGTCCGAGTTCGCCCGCAGGATGCCGGCCGAACTGTCGGGAGGCCAGCAGCAGCGGGTTTCTCTGGCCCGTTCGCTGGTGATGCAACCCAAGGTGCTGATGCTGGACGAACCGTTGTCCAATCTCGATGCGAGGCTTCGGCTGGAGATGCGCTCCGAGTTGCAGCGAGTGCAAAGGGAGACCGGTGTGACCATGGTGTTCGTCACCCACGACCAGGCCGAGGCACTGGCACTGGCCGACCGTATCGTGTTGATGCGTCACGGAAGGATCGAGCAGATCGGCACACCCGAGGAAATCTACAACCGGCCCGTCAGCGGCTTCGCCGCCGATTTCGTCGGCTTCGAGACCATCCTTCCCGATGGAGCGGGGGGCGGGCTTGCCTGGCGGCCGGGTTCCGTCGTGCTCGGCCACGGCCCGCACGAGGGAGAGGTGCGCGGTGCCGCCTTTGCCGGAGAGCGCCGGGAATATGTACTCAGGAGTGAATTCGGCATCGTCAAGGCCGATGTGCCCGCCGACCGCGAGGTCTACCGGATCGGCGACCGGATCGCTTTCGACCTGCCACGGGAAGCGGCCGTGGCCCTGGCCCGGTTCGACTGA
- a CDS encoding nucleoside hydrolase, with protein sequence MGIWVDTDMGVDDLFAIFLVRRYLAIDGISLVFGNAPLDRVCRNAAGARDRFGWTMPIVAGADRALLGGAETAQRILGESGMPSRGERLPECRAIFEAAQPALAAWLERAVDARILALGPLANLAILVLHRPDLAGRIGEVVWMGGGVTRGNHTASAEFNALADPEALAVLLAREVPLTMIDLDACRQVEITEDDVRSLAAPPLIRDLLGGYLDIALTRGRTGMALYDPVAAAALACPELFTFAAARIDVELAGRHTRGRTVVDQRDPVAANARIVDSLDAATVKSLCLSALEDVC encoded by the coding sequence ATGGGGATCTGGGTCGATACCGACATGGGTGTCGATGATCTGTTCGCAATCTTCCTTGTGCGGCGATATCTGGCAATTGACGGAATATCGCTCGTCTTCGGCAATGCGCCCCTCGATCGGGTTTGCCGCAATGCTGCCGGTGCCCGCGACCGCTTCGGGTGGACCATGCCGATCGTGGCGGGAGCCGATCGCGCTCTTCTGGGGGGTGCTGAGACCGCGCAGCGTATCCTGGGCGAGAGCGGCATGCCCAGCCGCGGCGAACGGCTGCCCGAATGTCGGGCCATCTTCGAAGCTGCCCAGCCGGCTCTCGCGGCATGGCTCGAACGCGCGGTGGACGCCCGTATTCTGGCGCTCGGTCCACTCGCCAACCTCGCCATTCTCGTCCTGCATCGTCCGGATCTCGCGGGTCGCATCGGCGAGGTGGTCTGGATGGGGGGAGGGGTGACGCGGGGAAACCACACCGCATCGGCCGAGTTCAATGCCCTTGCCGATCCCGAAGCGCTGGCGGTGCTCCTTGCGCGGGAAGTGCCCCTCACCATGATCGACCTCGACGCGTGCAGACAGGTCGAGATCACCGAGGACGATGTCCGGTCGCTCGCGGCGCCACCGCTCATCCGCGACCTGCTCGGCGGTTATCTCGACATTGCGCTGACGCGTGGACGGACGGGCATGGCGCTCTACGATCCCGTGGCGGCGGCGGCCCTGGCATGTCCTGAACTGTTCACCTTCGCCGCGGCACGGATCGACGTGGAGCTTGCCGGGCGGCATACCCGCGGGCGGACCGTCGTCGACCAGCGCGATCCTGTCGCCGCCAACGCCCGCATTGTCGACAGTCTCGATGCCGCGACTGTCAAGTCCTTGTGCCTTTCGGCTCTGGAGGATGTGTGCTGA
- a CDS encoding adenine deaminase gives MEPFDLDEPELRDRAVAAARGDAPFDLLVRGAVIADVVTGEMRAADIGICGPLIASVQPPASRGDALQVVDADGLVATPGLIDSHMHVESSMVTPETYEAAVLPRGVTTIVWDPHEFGNVAGLTGVDYALDCADRALLRILPLVPSCVPSAPGYETAGADFDADVIDALLQRDGLAGLAEVMDMSAVIARTPRMRGILQAGLRSGKPVCGHARSLEGRDLQAYVASGISSDHEITSSDDFLEKLRSGLTVELRSSHPYLLPDCAAVLQELPSMPPTVTFCSDDVFPDDLLGSGGVDQMLRLMIGHGLAPLRALQAATLNAALRLGRADLGLIAPGRRADIVLVRDLAGFEAVTVLRNGQPVRRDPRSSTVPDALRATCRLEPLTAENFSIGAQGPAARIATVAKPRFTRWGERRLAVDQGKVTPTADLTMIAVVNRYGRADTSPRVGFLEQWGIWRGAFATTVSHDCHNLTVFGSNGSDMAMAANAVISWGGGMAVARHGQLRAVLPLPVAGLVSDRPLEEVARAFAAVRDAMGEVVDWEPPYLTFKALVGATLACNAGPHQTDLGIADPQGERLLVSPVLADGLE, from the coding sequence ATGGAACCATTCGACCTCGATGAGCCTGAACTGCGCGACCGTGCCGTCGCCGCAGCGCGGGGAGATGCGCCGTTCGACCTGCTGGTGCGTGGGGCGGTCATTGCCGATGTCGTCACCGGCGAGATGCGGGCTGCCGATATCGGGATCTGTGGACCGCTGATCGCCTCCGTGCAACCGCCGGCGAGCCGGGGCGACGCGTTGCAGGTCGTCGATGCGGACGGGCTGGTGGCAACGCCGGGGCTGATCGACAGCCACATGCATGTGGAAAGCTCGATGGTCACGCCCGAGACCTATGAGGCGGCAGTGCTGCCGCGTGGGGTAACGACCATTGTCTGGGATCCTCACGAATTCGGGAATGTTGCCGGTCTGACCGGGGTAGATTACGCGCTCGACTGCGCGGATCGCGCGCTCTTGCGCATTCTGCCACTGGTCCCTTCATGCGTTCCATCTGCACCCGGCTATGAAACCGCGGGCGCAGATTTCGACGCCGATGTCATTGATGCCCTGCTCCAGCGCGACGGACTGGCCGGACTGGCCGAGGTCATGGACATGAGTGCCGTCATCGCCCGCACGCCCCGGATGCGCGGCATCCTGCAAGCCGGGCTGCGGTCGGGCAAGCCGGTCTGCGGTCATGCCCGCAGCCTCGAAGGTCGCGATCTCCAAGCCTATGTCGCGTCGGGAATTTCCTCAGACCATGAAATTACCTCTAGTGATGATTTTCTCGAAAAGTTGCGATCCGGGCTGACGGTCGAGCTGCGCAGCTCGCACCCCTATCTCCTGCCCGACTGTGCGGCGGTCCTGCAGGAATTGCCGTCTATGCCACCGACGGTAACATTCTGTTCCGACGATGTTTTTCCTGACGATCTGCTGGGCTCCGGTGGCGTCGACCAGATGCTGCGGCTGATGATCGGGCATGGCCTCGCCCCCTTGCGCGCGCTGCAGGCGGCGACACTGAACGCCGCGTTGCGCCTCGGCCGCGCCGATCTGGGGTTGATCGCGCCGGGCAGGCGCGCGGACATCGTGCTCGTCCGCGATCTTGCGGGCTTCGAGGCGGTCACGGTCCTGCGCAATGGGCAGCCGGTTCGGCGTGATCCGCGGTCGTCAACGGTCCCCGATGCACTCCGAGCGACCTGCCGACTCGAACCGCTCACTGCGGAGAACTTCTCTATCGGGGCACAAGGGCCGGCAGCGCGTATCGCGACCGTCGCCAAGCCGAGATTTACCCGATGGGGAGAAAGGCGGCTTGCCGTTGACCAAGGTAAGGTGACACCAACGGCCGATCTGACAATGATTGCCGTTGTCAACCGATACGGTCGTGCGGACACATCACCACGTGTCGGATTTCTCGAACAGTGGGGAATATGGCGTGGCGCATTTGCCACGACTGTCAGTCACGATTGCCACAACCTGACCGTGTTCGGCAGCAATGGCAGTGACATGGCAATGGCTGCCAATGCGGTCATTTCCTGGGGCGGCGGAATGGCCGTTGCCCGCCACGGTCAGCTCCGCGCGGTGCTGCCGCTGCCCGTGGCCGGACTGGTGTCCGACCGCCCGCTGGAGGAAGTTGCCCGGGCCTTCGCGGCGGTGCGGGATGCCATGGGCGAGGTGGTGGACTGGGAACCGCCCTATCTCACGTTCAAGGCGCTGGTCGGCGCGACACTTGCCTGCAATGCCGGGCCGCACCAGACCGATCTGGGTATCGCCGATCCCCAGGGCGAACGCCTGCTGGTTTCACCCGTCCTTGCCGACGGCCTCGAATGA
- a CDS encoding amidohydrolase, producing the protein MTERPSIDLARLTALRRDLHAHPELGFEEVRTSSIVARRLRELGLDVTEGLGGTGVVGSLRRDRDNDGRDRAVGLRADMDALAMPETGTPPWASTVAGKMHACGHDGHTAMLLGAAEALAADPPAGGTVHFIFQPAEEGRGGAKRMVEEGLFERFPCDMVFGLHNMPGLAVDQMAVVEGPQLASSDSWWVTFRGIGTHGAKPHLGHDPVTAAGHFLAGLQTIIGRDVDPLQPAVVSACSLSAGDEKALNVIPDFARIGGTARAYTAGVRDQLEAGIGRLARGIAMAMGVTAEYEFIRRIPPVVNDPAATRVALAAARAVCRNVLTGFPPSTAGDDFAFFGQNAPGAYVWLGNGPAVDGALHHNTAYDFNDGAISTGVAWWVEVARQALSFEAVGKDG; encoded by the coding sequence ATGACTGAGCGCCCGTCCATCGACCTCGCCCGCCTGACCGCCCTGCGCCGCGATCTCCATGCCCATCCCGAACTGGGTTTCGAGGAGGTGCGAACCTCGTCGATCGTCGCGAGGCGATTGCGAGAACTGGGCCTTGACGTCACCGAGGGACTGGGCGGGACGGGCGTCGTCGGCAGCCTGCGGCGGGATCGCGACAACGACGGGAGAGACCGTGCCGTCGGCCTGCGGGCGGACATGGACGCACTGGCCATGCCCGAGACGGGAACACCGCCCTGGGCCTCGACCGTTGCAGGAAAGATGCATGCCTGCGGGCATGACGGCCACACGGCCATGCTGTTGGGTGCGGCCGAAGCGCTGGCGGCCGACCCGCCGGCGGGCGGCACCGTCCATTTCATCTTCCAGCCTGCCGAGGAAGGACGCGGCGGAGCAAAAAGGATGGTCGAGGAGGGACTGTTCGAACGCTTCCCGTGCGACATGGTCTTCGGTCTGCACAATATGCCCGGGCTGGCAGTGGATCAGATGGCCGTCGTGGAAGGTCCCCAATTGGCGTCGTCCGACAGTTGGTGGGTGACGTTCCGGGGTATCGGCACGCATGGCGCGAAACCGCATCTTGGACACGATCCGGTCACCGCTGCAGGACACTTCCTCGCCGGCCTGCAAACGATAATCGGGCGGGATGTCGATCCGTTGCAACCTGCGGTCGTGAGTGCCTGTTCGCTGTCCGCAGGCGACGAGAAGGCGCTCAACGTGATCCCCGATTTCGCACGTATCGGCGGTACCGCCCGTGCCTACACGGCCGGGGTCCGCGATCAGCTGGAAGCCGGCATCGGCCGCCTCGCCCGCGGCATCGCCATGGCCATGGGGGTCACCGCGGAGTACGAGTTCATCCGTCGCATTCCACCCGTGGTCAATGATCCGGCGGCGACCCGTGTGGCGCTCGCAGCCGCACGCGCCGTCTGCCGCAATGTCCTCACCGGATTCCCCCCCTCGACCGCAGGTGACGATTTCGCCTTCTTCGGACAGAATGCACCTGGTGCCTATGTCTGGCTCGGGAATGGACCCGCGGTTGATGGCGCCCTGCATCACAACACCGCCTACGACTTCAACGACGGAGCCATTTCCACAGGTGTGGCATGGTGGGTGGAAGTGGCGAGGCAGGCCCTGTCATTCGAGGCCGTCGGCAAGGACGGGTGA
- a CDS encoding phosphoribosyltransferase (Involved in nucleotide synthesis and salvage), with protein sequence MKAHEFWQEIHSAETVTPQPYEKSYPARLPDGRILFLPIRPLGESGSAIASLILNQAALAVEDALAGWLAERLAPFSPDIVVGLPTLGLSLARLVAAKLGHRRYIALGTSRKFWYDDELSVPVESITSPGARKRLYVDPRMLPLLENARIALVDDVISTGTSISAGLDLLGASGHEPVVIGAAMLQTRRWADRLESDRRGMAGRVRGVIETPLLERAEGGWRPLD encoded by the coding sequence ATGAAGGCGCATGAATTCTGGCAGGAAATCCATTCTGCCGAAACGGTAACGCCACAACCGTATGAAAAATCCTATCCGGCGAGATTGCCGGATGGCCGCATTCTCTTCCTGCCGATAAGACCGCTCGGTGAAAGCGGGTCGGCCATCGCCTCGCTGATCCTGAACCAGGCCGCCCTTGCCGTGGAAGACGCGCTGGCCGGATGGCTTGCCGAACGCCTGGCACCCTTTTCCCCGGACATCGTCGTCGGGCTGCCGACCCTGGGATTGTCGCTTGCCCGGCTGGTTGCCGCAAAACTCGGGCATCGGCGCTACATCGCCCTCGGGACATCGCGCAAGTTCTGGTATGACGACGAACTTTCCGTGCCGGTCGAATCGATCACGAGTCCGGGGGCCCGCAAGCGGCTGTATGTCGATCCGAGAATGCTGCCATTATTGGAAAATGCTCGAATCGCGCTGGTCGACGATGTCATAAGTACCGGCACTTCGATCTCCGCCGGGCTCGATCTGCTGGGGGCGTCGGGCCATGAGCCGGTGGTCATCGGCGCGGCGATGCTGCAGACCCGCCGCTGGGCAGACCGGCTCGAATCGGACCGCAGGGGCATGGCCGGGCGGGTCAGGGGCGTCATCGAGACGCCCCTGCTGGAGAGGGCCGAAGGCGGCTGGCGGCCGCTGGATTGA
- a CDS encoding TRAP transporter large permease encodes MIVLAIFFVLLFLGMPIGFTLGIAGLAGIVDAGGASFLSMAPKRFFAGLNLFPFLAMPFFILAGEIMNHTGITHRLVQFAETLVGYMRGGLAHTNMVASVFFAGITGAATADAAAFGKTLVPSMVRQGYSRPFACAVTAAGSIIGPTIPPSSLMVIYGSIMGVSIGGLFAAGILPGLLICLVCMCIIAAMARRLNLPKAANAPSLREILTAFRSSLVALIMPLIILGGILGGIVTPTEAASVAVAYSLFVGVVVYRAITFDDLMQMLIRTARVTGVIFLIIASASVLGWWLAFEKIPQALAAGFLTLSSSPSMIILMLIAMLLVIGMFMDITAMLIILAPVLAPLTASIGMDPIHAGIVFVLALNISLMTPPVGACLFVLSTVTGETIERIAASLWPFIIAEIGILLVIAYWPGLTLLLPHLLGF; translated from the coding sequence ATGATCGTGCTCGCCATCTTCTTCGTCCTGCTGTTCCTGGGCATGCCCATCGGCTTCACGCTCGGCATTGCCGGCCTTGCGGGCATCGTCGACGCGGGCGGCGCCAGCTTCCTGTCGATGGCGCCCAAGCGCTTCTTTGCCGGATTGAACCTCTTCCCGTTCCTCGCCATGCCCTTCTTCATCCTGGCCGGCGAGATCATGAACCATACCGGCATCACCCATCGCCTCGTCCAGTTCGCCGAAACGCTGGTGGGATACATGCGCGGCGGGCTGGCCCACACCAACATGGTCGCCTCGGTGTTCTTTGCCGGCATCACCGGTGCTGCCACCGCCGACGCCGCCGCGTTCGGCAAGACACTGGTGCCGTCGATGGTCAGGCAGGGTTATTCCCGACCGTTCGCCTGTGCCGTCACCGCCGCCGGCTCGATCATCGGCCCCACCATACCGCCCTCCTCGCTGATGGTGATCTACGGTTCGATCATGGGAGTATCGATCGGCGGCCTGTTCGCGGCGGGCATCCTGCCGGGCCTGCTCATCTGCCTCGTGTGCATGTGCATCATCGCCGCCATGGCCCGCCGGCTGAACCTGCCCAAGGCCGCGAACGCCCCCAGCCTGCGCGAGATCCTGACGGCCTTCCGCTCGTCGCTCGTGGCGCTGATCATGCCGCTCATCATCCTGGGCGGCATCCTGGGCGGCATCGTCACGCCCACCGAAGCGGCCTCGGTGGCGGTCGCCTATTCGCTGTTCGTCGGGGTCGTCGTCTACCGGGCCATCACCTTCGACGACCTGATGCAGATGCTCATCCGCACCGCGCGGGTCACCGGCGTCATCTTCCTCATCATCGCCTCGGCCTCGGTGCTCGGCTGGTGGCTGGCCTTCGAAAAGATCCCGCAGGCACTGGCCGCAGGCTTCCTCACACTGTCGTCCAGCCCGTCGATGATCATTCTCATGCTGATCGCCATGCTGCTGGTCATCGGCATGTTCATGGACATCACCGCGATGCTGATCATCCTCGCCCCCGTGCTCGCCCCGCTCACCGCGTCGATCGGCATGGATCCCATTCACGCCGGCATCGTCTTCGTACTGGCGTTGAACATCTCCTTGATGACACCGCCGGTGGGGGCCTGCCTGTTCGTGCTGTCCACGGTGACCGGCGAGACGATCGAGCGCATAGCGGCCAGCCTGTGGCCCTTCATCATTGCCGAGATCGGCATCCTGCTGGTGATCGCCTACTGGCCGGGGCTGACCCTGCTCCTGCCGCATCTGCTGGGCTTTTGA
- a CDS encoding TRAP transporter small permease, with translation MRDKAAAISDRLNWYVERIVALLMIALVLDVWLGVVARYALRAQIPWTEELARYLMIWAALLAISAGIARREHIGFHMLLATFPVSLQKHLLLVFDVLAFAFFTFMMIYGIGMTMTGAKQFAMIFDMSMAIPYASVPVASLLAAIQLVLVGIRDRGRLIHLESHEELV, from the coding sequence ATGCGTGACAAGGCCGCCGCTATCAGCGACCGATTGAACTGGTATGTCGAGCGCATCGTCGCTCTGCTGATGATAGCCCTGGTGCTCGATGTCTGGCTTGGAGTCGTCGCCCGATACGCATTGCGTGCGCAGATTCCCTGGACCGAGGAACTGGCCCGCTATCTCATGATCTGGGCGGCACTGCTGGCAATTTCGGCGGGAATCGCCCGTCGCGAGCATATCGGGTTTCACATGCTCCTGGCGACTTTCCCGGTATCGTTGCAAAAACACCTGCTGCTGGTCTTCGACGTCCTCGCATTTGCCTTCTTCACGTTCATGATGATCTACGGGATCGGCATGACGATGACCGGGGCAAAGCAGTTCGCCATGATCTTCGACATGAGCATGGCCATTCCCTACGCTTCCGTACCTGTCGCCTCGCTGCTGGCGGCAATTCAGCTGGTCCTCGTGGGCATTCGCGACCGCGGCCGGCTGATCCATCTCGAATCGCACGAGGAACTGGTCTGA